The genomic DNA ttaacatttcatttcCTTAGTTTTACATGGGCAGATCACAACATTTATGGCATTGACTTTCCCTAATTTTATACTCACGAGTCACGATTTGGGGGTGCCTTTACATTTCTTATCTTACCCCAAAATCTTGGGGATCGTTatttcatttctccagttttatgCTAATGATTCACAGAGTCTAGGGAATTAATTGTCCTGGTTTTCTACGGCTGACTGACAACGCTCTGGCCACCTTCTCGGTCCCTGTTTTTTTCAATGACTCACAAAGCTTTCTGGCATTTGATttctctgggagtgtgtgacgttgcactctgtaTGATTTTAGGAAGTGTGCTGAGGAGTGGGAATATGATGTAACTAAaacatgcttcatgcaaaaggtctcttggaaggtatcattacaaagcttataatctcctgagtgtggtcatcctatttgtataaatgtaccactcttgtatctgaaactagaaacatGAAATattaactctgagggcctattgtacttgtgcaaagtgtgggccgttaatggtggtttgaaatcttgatggctcccaggAGCTGGGACAATTggctgcagatgggtgtgtttcaCCTGGAAGTTTTCCCGCAGACGTGTGTGCTGACAGGTGGGCAATGAAGTCCTGctgtgacatgtgatcatgtcacctgaactggaatccatctttaaatgGGCGCTTTTCCattgaggaggggtgggaacccagggcAGCCTCGTAACAAGGGCCAGGTGAATGAGGCACCTGTCTCGGGCACGCAAAACGGAGCGATGCAGCCTCCACCGTGATCGGTGGCGCTTCGGCGGGTCCCTGAATCCcttttggagggaaggacctgccgccgaattgccgccgctacttcattcattcttcggcggcagagccttccctccgacagggactcagggacccgctgccgaagagcctggagccggcccttccCTCGGCTGCAAAAATTCCTTGTCACGGCTctgacccagagggacaaaggattcccgccttgtgcccaAGATCTATAAATGGGTGGAAGAGaaggagccatcatgaggaatccctgagctaccacctgagctggaacaagggctggagcaggggaaggattgtgcccagactaggaatgTGCCTGGTCTGTGATAGTATTCAGTTTATTACTGCAGTAAGCTTAGACTGGCGCGTTTTATTTTATTtcgcttggtaattcactttgttctgcctgTTACTACTTGCAACCACTTAAATCCTCCTTTCTGTATTTAatcaaatcactttttacttattaactaacCCAGAGTGTGTGTtaataccgggggggggggggggaacagctgtgcatctctctctatcagtgttatagtgatgagtttaccctgcataagctttatccAGGGTAAAACGGATTGATTTGGgcttagaccccactgggagttgggcatctgagtgttagagacaagcacacttctgtcagctgctttcaggtaaacctgcagctttggggcaggtaattcagaccctgagtctgtgttggagcagacgggcgtgtctggctcagcaggagggggtgctgggggccccgagctggcagggaaagcaggggcagaggtagtctgggcacatcagttagcagccccaagggggtttctgtgatccagcccgtcACAGAGTTTTCTCAGAGACTCACAAAGTTTGGGCCGTTGCATTTTAGTTTCAGCAGCTCAGGAAGTTTTGCTGCAGGACGTTTCATTTCCCTGCTTTTTTGCTGAACAGCCAAGAGCCATTGCAGAGCGAGCGCCCTGGTGCCATCGGCTGGCTGCGGCTGCGCACGCCCCCCCGGACTCACCGACGGCCAGTGCAGCACCAGGAGCTGGATGAAGGCGAAGTTGGCGTCCCCGGCTGGAGAAAGGGGGTCGGCACGGAGGGTGACGGTGACGGCCGAACCGGGGGGGGCACTGCCGGGCACCCGCAGCGAGATGACGCCCGTCGCCGTCTGGTTCCTGCCCAGCTGCAGCCTGCACGAGAGGCGGGGTCAGCACCGGCGGGGGCGGGCGGGGACGGGCAAGGGACAGATGGATGCAAGCTGGGAGCCGAAGAGGGACAGATGGATGCTCTGGGGCAAGGAGGGACGGGCAGAGAGACCAACCCCAGGAGCCAAAGGATGGATGGACGGACTGATCCAGGGAGCCaatggacagatggacagacagcCTGGGAGCtaagggatggatggacggacacACCAACCATGGGAGCAAATGGACAGACTGACGGACAGAGCAACCCTGGGAGCCAAGGGACGGATGGGTGGACAGAGCAACCCTGGTAGCCAGTGGACTGACCGACGGACAGACCGATCAACCCAGGGAGccgatggatggatggacagaccgACCCTGGGAGGCAATGCACAGGCCGACGGACAGACCGAGCCAGGGAGCCacgggatggatggatggttggacggacggacagACCGAGCCAGGGGATGGATGGTCGGACGGACAGACTGAGCCAGGGAGCCAGGGGATGGATGGTCAGACGGACGGACAGACCAACCCAGGGAGCCAGGGGGATAGGCAGGATAGACTGACCCTGGGAGCTGACGGATGGACGGACAGATGGGCGGCCAGCCTGGGGAGCCgagcacagacagacagacagatggggcccCGGGGTGTTACCGTGGGCTGGAGGTGCTGACGGGGTAGCTGGGGTCGCTGCTCACGgccaggcccagctcctggggctcctTGGGGTTCCAGACCCACCAGGAGATGGCGCCCGTCTGCCCCGGGAACAGGGGCCCGGTGCTGCTCAGCTGGGGGGAGAACCGGGGAGAgctagctctggggtgggggggtcagcgCACGCTGACCCCCACTGGGCCCCCTCCCTGCCGCATGGCGACCCCCatagcctccccacccccctccctgcagcatgaagccctcaccccttccctgccacaTGCCGACCCCCACTGGGCCCCCTCCCTGCCGCATGGCGACCCCCatagcctccccaccccctccctgcagcatgaagccctcaccccttccctgccacaCGCCGACCCCCACTGGGCCCCCTCCCTGCCGCATGGCGACTCCCatagcctccccaccccctccctgcagcacggagccctcaccccctgcttgCAGTACACCACCCCACTTCAGAGTCCCCCAGACTCCCTCTCTGAAGCACAgagccccccactgcaccccccggtcctctccctgcaccacagcaccccccactcagccccctgccccccctgcaccATTGCACccccccactcagcctcctgccccactacctgcaccacagcaccccccagagcccctcgccccctccctgcagcccaggtcCCCTAGCGCCACCCTGGGCCCAGCAGCACCGACCTGTAGCAGGAACCCCACGGCCGAGGTGATCTGGGGGGCTGGTCGCTCCACGCGCCCGCCCCGGCTGTCGGACCCTCGCAGGATCAGCACAAAGCCCCcccggggcagggccgggggcagggctgtggcatAAAGCCCTGTCCCCTTGGCCActtcctggagctgcagctcctCGCCCAGTCGCCGGCCCGTGACGGGGTCCACCAGCAGCACTGCCTCCATCCGGACCGAGCCCCTACCCGGCTGGGTCAGCCCCGTCACGGCCAGGACCAGCGACAGCGGCAGCCCTGTCAGGTCAGAACCAGAACCGAGTCCAAGCCCCCATCGAGACGATCCCCGACCGCGGCAGAGCCCAAAGCCCTTGGGCTCGGATGCGGCCGcttctggggcggggcagctgggAGAACAGCCACACATAACGCCACATGGGGAGGGCTCGCCTGGCatggagatgcagccagctctggggcagggcggctggGGAACAGCCGCACATAACGCCACATGGGGAGGGCTCGCCCAGCgcggagatgcagccagctctggggcgaGGGAGCTGGGGAACAGCCGCACATAACACCACATGGGACCAGCTTGCCCGGCGCGGAGacacagccagctctggggtgggtggcTGGGGAACAGCCACACAACGCCACATGGGACCGGCTCGCCCAGCACGGAGATGCAGCCAGTTCTAGGGCGGGGCAGCTGGGGGAACAGCCCCACAACAACTTGGGAGAGGAAGTGACGGGAGATTCACAGCTGAGTGAAAGCAGAGTGACCCCAGGCTGGAATCTGGCCAGCACACTGGGGCTCCCCATACACAGCCCCCTAGCACTGGGGCCATGGGGCCAGCcctgatggggaggggagagccccctgctaagcccctcccccccgctcttACCTCTCACGGGGCGACTGTCCAGCTTGAAAAGTCCTGGGTGGGGCCCCTTGGCCGGGACAGCGAAGTAATACAGGAAATCCAGCAAGCTGTTGCCTGGTAACACAACGGGGGGACCCCAttaggggacaggcccctgccccattccctgcccccccgagccagccagtccctgccctggggccgggtgggagccggcgcccccccaGAGGGAGCAGGCCCCATACCCCATTCCCTCCCACGTTTAACCCTTTCCTCACCTCGCACGTGCACCGAATAGTTGCCCTGCGCCTGCACCTCCAGGGTCCAGAGGCCGACGGGCGGCCGGGGCGAGAGCTCGAGCCGGTGGAAAGTCCCAAATCGCCGGCTGGTGCCCAGGGGGCCGCTGGTGGCATCCGAGGTCTGGGAGGTCCCTGTGGGGCGAAGGGGTAGATGGGGAGAGGCCGGGACACGCAGATCCCTCCCCCCGATCGGGTGGGGCGTCTCCCCCTGGACTCACCGGTGGGGTCACGGAGCTGGAAGGTGCCTACGTCCCCCTGGACGGTCACGACGGCCCCGTCCACCCGGCTGTCGACCCAGAAGTGGTGACTCTCCCAGGCGGCGCGTTTCTTCCGCCCCCTccggcccagccccccagggcctGAGCTGCCCCCCTTCTGGTACTGGAACAGGGTCACCTGGAAAAacaggccccccacccccaaaacacaGCAGGGTCAGCACTGTCCCGGACGCCGAGGtccctcctctccatccccctccaAGAGGCGAGGGACATGAGctgctgtcccggacacctgggtcccattccccatccctgtCTCCGCCCCCCCGGGGGACAACTCTGTGCTGCTGTCCCAGACGCCTGGGTCCCCTCTCCATACCGAGGAAGCAGTGGTCTCTCCAATGACGCCCGCCACCTGCCGGATGTTGTCGTTGTCAGTGAAGATGACCTGGCCCCCGGAGCTGCGGGCCAGGCCCACGTACAGGTCAAAGCGGTCAGCGGCCAGCACCTCCCGCCTCACCCGCGTCCTGGAGGGGTCCTCCGTGATCAGGAAAGTCACCTGGTGAGGAAGCAAGAGGAGGTGAGACTCCCCAGGAAGCTGCGAGACTGTGGCTTTCCTAGGGCCTATTCAAAGCGCCGGGGTGGTTGGGGTTTGTTATTTAATCGTTAGTgggtggtttgttattgtagggcctACTCAAAGCGCTGGGGTGGTTGGCGTTTGTTATTTAATCGTCAGTGGGGTGGTTTGTTATTGCAGGGCCTATTCAAAGCGCTGGGGTGGTTGGGGTTTGTTATTTAATCCTTAGTGGGACGGTTTGTGTTATATATCCAGGCCTAACCCAATgctctttttgttttggtttcctCTTGGTGTGTTATTGTAGGGCCTACCAaaagtgctctccttccttcgatTTCTCACTTCTCTCGGTTTGGGCGGTTTGTTATCGCAGGGCCTCCCCGAAGTCCTGACGTCGTTTTGCTTTGCTCTGCCAGGTTGTTAGTGTAGGGTCTCTTGGGCATCCGTTTGTTTTGGGAGGGTCTCTCACCCGCCAGGGGCTGCCCACCTTGCACTTGCGCTCCTGGATCAGGGCCTCCACGCTGGTCCGGAGGTGGGCGTCCTTCGCCGAGGCATCCGTGAAGACGAAGATCTCGGACATGGGGGGCGAGTGCAGCAGGGCCAGCTGGGGGGACAGAGAGCTGTTGGGCGGGGGGACagatgggggggctgtgggctggggggaccagagttggGGGGGAGCGGGAGATCAGAAATGGGggtttgtggggagagggggagtagaatcggggagaggggaagggaacgGGAGGTAAAaactgggggtttgggggaatcgggggagcaggattgggggctgaggggcagggattggggggcTGAGaagtggggggttggggagcaggattgGGGGGATGAGAAGTGGgaaggctgtggggggcagtgggagcaggattgcaGGGCTGAGGAGCAGGGATTGGGTGGCTAagtgggggggttatgggggcaggcagggggagcaggatTGGGAGTGATGAGAAGtgaggaggctgcaggggaagcaggattgggggctgcggggcagggatTGGGAGGCTGAGAAGTGGGAGGGTCATGGGGGGCAAGATTGCGGGGGGTGAGAAATGGCGGGGGGCTGCCAGGGACAGGACCCGGCTCCGGTACCTGCAGCGCCGACAAACACATCTCAGGCTCGTCGCCCCCGGCCAGGGGGCTGATCGAATTCAGGATCCTCAGGAACTCGTCAGCGTCGCTCGTCTTGTGCACGGGCCCGAAGCctgaagggggaaactgaggcaggggggcCAGGCTCGGGGAAGGGTGGGAGTCAAAGAGCAGTTGCCCTAAATCCCGCTGGGCCCCACCCCCGAATCCTCTGAGTGGCCTCACCCAGCCCCCCAATTCTCCCTCTGAACCCCACAGCCCATGACGTGTGTCTGTTACAGACGTGTCTACACTTGGGGAACACCCACTAGCCTGGACTCAGCCTGGGATGgacccacactccacccctgcccccaagcccccatcccacctctttCCGGCTTCCGCCCCCGAGTGACGCTGGGAGCCGGCGGGATGGGGTGAGGCCGGTTGTTCCCTTGTTGCTGGCCCCACTGCTGACCCCCAGGCGTCCCCCCAAAACACAGGGCCCCCCGAAGCCCAGACActggtggagccaggcccatgcgtttggtggagccaggcccataTAACTTGCTGCCGATGCAGCTGAGAGCAAAGAGCCTGGACTTGGGGGGGACgggctgagcccaggctggggggtgtctggccTGTGACAGGAACAACTCGGGGGTTAAGCTGCAGGCGGGGGCAGCTGGCCCCAAAAACCTCTGCCAGCTGCCTGGGACGGCATTTAGGGGGGGAACTTGCTGCTTACAACCAGCGGCTTTAGCGCATTAAACTTTGTTTGCGTGTTGCTCTGATCCGTTCGCTACGCCGCAGTCACGGGAAATCTCTCGTCTGGAGTTAATAAACTTGGTGCGTTTGGTCTAGAGCCCGGGGGTGGGAATCCTGCCCCGGGCACAAAGCTGGGGCCTTCCCCTTCCCATGGAAGGAGGGGGCGGATTTCGCGAGCTTGCGCTGGGCAGGACGAGACGGTAACGTTTGGGGGTCGCCCTCCCGAGGGGGCCGTGCACCGGGCGGCTCCTTCGCTGCGCCTGCCCGTGCGGAGCCGATCCCAGCGTCTGGGGCAGCCGCAGCCGGGCGGGTCGTGTGCTGGTGAAAGGGTGAGACCGGAAGCGAGTCTGCGGTGCCAAGGGATCCCGGGCTGGTGGATCAGGcgggctcagtgggaccccagggggaacctgtcacaccccacagacccccaacgccccaccccctcccaccgaCTCTGGGGACCCATCGCCCCCAGGGCCCAGGGACCCCCGAACGCACCGGGGTCGTGGAAGGGGACGAGCAGGTAGAAGTCGGGCTCCTCGGGCCCCCCCAGCCGGCGGGTGAGGATGTCGCGGGCCTGGAGCCGGGCAGCCCCGATCTCCTCGCCCATGCTGCCCGTGGTGTCCAGCACGAAGCTGAGCCCCACGGCGGGGCTGACGTCCAGCAGCCTGCGGGGCCGGGGGACACAGACAGACGCTCGGACACCGGCGGGAGGGAAcgtggcggggagggggagacatCACGAGGGATGGGGCCAAGCAGGGGGATGTGACCCTGGATCCAGGTgtaagggctgggggggggatctGGCTGTGGGGGCCTGGTCCAAGTGGGGGGACGTCACCCCAGGATCTGGGTATGGGAGCCAGGGCCAAGTGGGGGGAcaccccggatccagggatggggccGATACAGGTGTGGGGGGCCAGGCCTGAGCAGGTGGACATCACCCCATGAGCCgggtgggggggacagggcagtccggtggtgtggggagggggcccgagcggggtgggggggagggctcgCAGTGGGGGGCTCTCACCTCATGAATCGCTTGTCATGGGCCAGGTCCCGCCGCAGGTCGCGCAGGAACTGGGCCGAGGCCTCGAGGGCCAGGCTGGCCGCCGGGCCATGGAGAtagtggtggggggagaagaggggggacGAACTGTCCTTGTTTATCCCCCCTTGGGGGTCCCGCAGGCGGCTGCTGTCGAACTGCCCCCCATGGCTGCATTTCCCTGGGGGGGTACAGAGGAGAAAGGGTTCAATTagcctccctgctcccctaaatcGCCCCCAggaccccccaaacc from Gopherus flavomarginatus isolate rGopFla2 chromosome 12, rGopFla2.mat.asm, whole genome shotgun sequence includes the following:
- the VWA7 gene encoding von Willebrand factor A domain-containing protein 7 isoform X3 yields the protein MARSAARPWGPLWALPLLLLAPHGALGFFPNFWSRAMALAWGSTTHQDLTEDALLNATLELFRDLPPPHGRRPAWEQFQGRPLLADEVFAAYYGPGASARRFRAALVEVANANAALDFLPAARDDPVLHFDGELLRPAGASLLRARREVLQALGAELYPLARQRLGQLLHSLQDFYSHSNWVELGHRRIHPDLLQPGRELGSIAGADVRTCCSCTGWTCEGNLLGSLRERGLLTSGYFGSEPEKPPGKCSHGGQFDSSRLRDPQGGINKDSSSPLFSPHHYLHGPAASLALEASAQFLRDLRRDLAHDKRFMRLLDVSPAVGLSFVLDTTGSMGEEIGAARLQARDILTRRLGGPEEPDFYLLVPFHDPGFGPVHKTSDADEFLRILNSISPLAGGDEPEMCLSALQLALLHSPPMSEIFVFTDASAKDAHLRTSVEALIQERKCKVTFLITEDPSRTRVRREVLAADRFDLYVGLARSSGGQVIFTDNDNIRQVAGVIGETTASSVTLFQYQKGGSSGPGGLGRRGRKKRAAWESHHFWVDSRVDGAVVTVQGDVGTFQLRDPTGTSQTSDATSGPLGTSRRFGTFHRLELSPRPPVGLWTLEVQAQGNYSVHVRGNSLLDFLYYFAVPAKGPHPGLFKLDSRPVRGLPLSLVLAVTGLTQPGRGSVRMEAVLLVDPVTGRRLGEELQLQEVAKGTGLYATALPPALPRGGFVLILRGSDSRGGRVERPAPQITSAVGFLLQLSSTGPLFPGQTGAISWWVWNPKEPQELGLAVSSDPSYPVSTSSPRLQLGRNQTATGVISLRVPGSAPPGSAVTVTLRADPLSPAGDANFAFIQLLVLHWPSVPNRASPPCNVTSVAGTCGPPGSPCRERRWTARLRIWDGDGIRSVQAGGTAVPHWADGQAATATYSSDCCTRQAELLVTNRLGEEYRCPVAAPPAGAAGDLALTPWWGMAALAVQVAFYVGLGH
- the VWA7 gene encoding von Willebrand factor A domain-containing protein 7 isoform X2; the protein is MLHVPAMARSAARPWGPLWALPLLLLAPHGALGFFPNFWSRAMALAWGSTTHQDLTEDALLNATLELFRDLPPPHGRRPAWEQFQGRPLLADEVFAAYYGPGASARRFRAALVEVANANAALDFLPAARDDPVLHFDGELLRPAGASLLRARREVLQALGAELYPLARQRLGQLLHSLQDFYSHSNWVELGHRRIHPDLLQPGRELGSIAGADVRTCCSCTGWTCEGNLLGSLRERGLLTSGYFGSEPEKPPGKCSHGGQFDSSRLRDPQGGINKDSSSPLFSPHHYLHGPAASLALEASAQFLRDLRRDLAHDKRFMRLLDVSPAVGLSFVLDTTGSMGEEIGAARLQARDILTRRLGGPEEPDFYLLVPFHDPGFGPVHKTSDADEFLRILNSISPLAGGDEPEMCLSALQLALLHSPPMSEIFVFTDASAKDAHLRTSVEALIQERKCKVTFLITEDPSRTRVRREVLAADRFDLYVGLARSSGGQVIFTDNDNIRQVAGVIGETTASSVTLFQYQKGGSSGPGGLGRRGRKKRAAWESHHFWVDSRVDGAVVTVQGDVGTFQLRDPTGTSQTSDATSGPLGTSRRFGTFHRLELSPRPPVGLWTLEVQAQGNYSVHVRGNSLLDFLYYFAVPAKGPHPGLFKLDSRPVRGLPLSLVLAVTGLTQPGRGSVRMEAVLLVDPVTGRRLGEELQLQEVAKGTGLYATALPPALPRGGFVLILRGSDSRGGRVERPAPQITSAVGFLLQLSSTGPLFPGQTGAISWWVWNPKEPQELGLAVSSDPSYPVSTSSPRLQLGRNQTATGVISLRVPGSAPPGSAVTVTLRADPLSPAGDANFAFIQLLVLHWPSVPNRASPPCNVTSVAGTCGPPGSPCRERRWTARLRIWDGDGIRSVQAGGTAVPHWADGQAATATYSSDCCTRQAELLVTNRLGEEYRCPVAAPPAGAAGDLALTPWWGMAALAVQVAFYVGLGH
- the VWA7 gene encoding von Willebrand factor A domain-containing protein 7 isoform X1, which codes for MPPHHLGTPNSPPAPKRVLLRADPSLSAGPPTSVGPGCGGHSGGWGGGHCLRSHCSLGEKRGPRSPGRYFPGTPPPFPTLLLCRDNAWGRGGQLHPGRQRGAGQGGSGEQAPCPRYGAFRGPAVGSPVGPAPAAPGAPRGPRLLPQLLVPGHGPGLGLHHPPGPDGGRAAQRHPGALPGPAAPPRPAPCLGAVPGPAPAGGRGVCGVLRPRGVGPAVPRGAGGGGQRQRGPGLPASGAGRPGAALRRRAAAAGRRLPPASPARGAAGPGRRAVPPRPPAPRPAAPLPAADVRTCCSCTGWTCEGNLLGSLRERGLLTSGYFGSEPEKPPGKCSHGGQFDSSRLRDPQGGINKDSSSPLFSPHHYLHGPAASLALEASAQFLRDLRRDLAHDKRFMRLLDVSPAVGLSFVLDTTGSMGEEIGAARLQARDILTRRLGGPEEPDFYLLVPFHDPGFGPVHKTSDADEFLRILNSISPLAGGDEPEMCLSALQLALLHSPPMSEIFVFTDASAKDAHLRTSVEALIQERKCKVTFLITEDPSRTRVRREVLAADRFDLYVGLARSSGGQVIFTDNDNIRQVAGVIGETTASSVTLFQYQKGGSSGPGGLGRRGRKKRAAWESHHFWVDSRVDGAVVTVQGDVGTFQLRDPTGTSQTSDATSGPLGTSRRFGTFHRLELSPRPPVGLWTLEVQAQGNYSVHVRGNSLLDFLYYFAVPAKGPHPGLFKLDSRPVRGLPLSLVLAVTGLTQPGRGSVRMEAVLLVDPVTGRRLGEELQLQEVAKGTGLYATALPPALPRGGFVLILRGSDSRGGRVERPAPQITSAVGFLLQLSSTGPLFPGQTGAISWWVWNPKEPQELGLAVSSDPSYPVSTSSPRLQLGRNQTATGVISLRVPGSAPPGSAVTVTLRADPLSPAGDANFAFIQLLVLHWPSVPNRASPPCNVTSVAGTCGPPGSPCRERRWTARLRIWDGDGIRSVQAGGTAVPHWADGQAATATYSSDCCTRQAELLVTNRLGEEYRCPVAAPPAGAAGDLALTPWWGMAALAVQVAFYVGLGH